The Cicer arietinum cultivar CDC Frontier isolate Library 1 chromosome 1, Cicar.CDCFrontier_v2.0, whole genome shotgun sequence genome contains the following window.
AATtgagtatattattattttgctaaATATTCATTAGTCAAATTGTGAggaaacatttatttttattgactcAATTGTGAACTTTAAACCAtattaattctaatttatgttcTTGAACAATTAAACCTACGTAGAGATCCTTATAATTACCACTACATATATATCCTCATTCATTAATAACACCATCATCATTAATAATATGGGATTCCTTCCTCACATTTTTGTGTTACTTTTTCTCTCATGCATGGTTTCAGCTACAAATTCATCTTACAACACTTTCATTCAATGCCTAGTGAATAATTCACAACCTTCACACCCTATAACTTCAGCAATTTTCACACCAAACAATTCTTCATTCTCTTCAGTCTTACAAGCCTACATAAGAAACCTTCGtttcaacacaacaacaacaccaaAACCATTTCTCATAATCACAGCATTGCATGTTTCACACATACAAGCATCAATAATTTGTGCTcaaaaacaaaactttcaaatgAAAATAAGAAGTGGTGGACATGACTATGAAGGTGTCTCTTATGTAGCTGAAGTTCCATTTTTTATACTTGACATGTTCAATCTTAGATCAATTGATGTTGACTTAGAGAATGAAACAGCTTGGATTCAAAGTGGTGCAACACTTGGTGAAGTTTACTATACAATTGCTGAGAAAAGTGAAATTCATGGTTTTCCAGCTGGTGTTTGTCCTACTGTTGGTGTTGGAGGACATGTTAGTGGTGGTGGTTATGGTAATTTGATGAGAAAATATGGTACTTCAATTGATAATGTTATTGATGCACAAATAATTGATGCTAAAGGTAGATTACTTGATAGAGAAGAAATGGGTGAAGATCTTTTTTGGGCTATAAGAGGTGGTGGTGGTGCTAGCTTTGGTGTTGTTCTTTCTTACAAAATTAAGCTAATTAAAGTTCCTAAGATTGTCACTGTTTTTCTTGTTCATAGAACTTTGGAGGAAAATGCAACAAACATAGTTTATAATTGGCAACATGTAGCACCAACTACAAGTGATGATCTTTTCATTAGGCTTATGTTGGAAGTTGTAAAAGATGCAAAAACTGGAAACAAAACTATAAGGGCTGGTTTTGTAGCTCTATATCTTGGTGACTCAAAATCTCTTCTTTCACTAATGAATGAGAGTTTTCCTCAATTGGGTTTGAAGGAAAGTGATTGCATTGAAACAAGTTGGATTAAATCTCTTATGTTTTGGGCTAATATCAATATAACTGAAAAAGCTGAGACTTTGCTTGATAGACAACCACAATCAATGATTTACTTGAAAAGAAAATCGGATTATGTGAAGAAACCAATTTCAATGGAGGGTTTGGAAGGgattatgaagaagatgattgaGTTGGAAAATGTAACATTCTATTTCAATCCTTATGGTGGAAAAATGAATGAGATTTCATCAAATGCAACTTCTTTTCCTCATAGAGCTGGTAATTTATGGAAGATTCAATATCAAGGTAATTGGAATGAGGCAGGGATAGAGGCAGCATCTTATCATATAAATGTTACTAGAGAACTTTATAGTTATATGACTCCTTTTGTGTCAAATAATCCAAGAGAGGCTTTTCTTAACTATAAGGATATTGATTTGGGAGTTAATCATAATGGTAAGGATAGTTATATTGAAGGAAAAGTTTATGGAGTTCAGTACTTCAAGGATAATTTTGATAGATTGGTGGAAATTAAGACTAAGGTTGATCCTGGTAATTTCTTTAGGAATGAACAAAGCATCCCTACTCTGCCTAATAGGAAGAGAAGAATCATACACTGACTTCTTCATAGCTAACTAGTTGTTTAGTAATAACTTTGAATTTTTGACAATAAGCATGTTTTGAAATAACTTTGATTGTTGAgtaataagatttttttataagcatgtTTTGTAATAAGTTTGATATCCTTTTAAAAAGTTGCATTTACCTGCATCTATgtgtattatttaaaaaatagaatcttttttaaaaaaaaattttgttGGGAAGTGAGGAGGCTGAAAAATTCACCGGAATAAATTGGAAAATGATATTACTTGAGGGCGAGAGGGGTAAAGGCAGCATTAgtgattcaaaaaatatataattcaaagaaaaagaaaaatatgagtgattgtttgtatacacaattaaaaagattaaaataaaatataagtgatttttattctaaaaatattattaaaaaaatgagtgaataatttatttctataaaaaaattatagaatttaTATTTTGCAAGCATTAatttgagatatatttgtaaatattgatttttatatgaatattatttttatttttgttttactttttatcttgagtactattatttcttttgttcttttttgactaattgaatgaactactatttcttatattttatgtttcatatctcatttccacttaaatttccgataactaattattaattataagtgTTATGCCACatgtttttctaaaaatattttaatttaattatcttttttggGGATTGTATATATATAGTGAACAAACTCAAAGTACTATCTTTTACAACAAAAACACTAAATAATATTAGGAATGATAAAGTAGTgatacttaattttaattatttttgtcgttaattaaaattatgctctgattttgattaaatattttcttttgtattagaggaataaaatatgtatatgagcactaatgtataatttaatatttttatttaaaaaaaatatacttttttttttgtgcaaaAACTTGCTAATTTAAGTTATCGTGTTTcaatatttttgatttattttaatttaaacttcattTGATTGTTTAGACATAAgtttaattactaatttttaatatgtaattattaggtttttatatattttgtggtaatttatggttgctacaaaaattaaaatgtaattaaaatattgtgattggtattttaatttcaaactaGGATagattagtattaaaaaaaaaaaagggataatacaataaaaaaccCTCACATTGTTATACACCATCACATTCTTATAGAATACtaatttttaacttatatttcactcattttttattttctttttattaatttttcgtCTACAtctctataattaaaaaatcaacaataaaaaatatctcttatcacaaacttgatttaattgtcatttatttttttaattcattgtatataaaaatacatcacaatattttaattacattttaatttttgtagcaaccataaattaccacaaaatatataaaaacctaataatcacatattaaaaattagtaattaaacTTATGTCTAAACAATCAaatgaagtttaaattaaaataaatcaaaaatattgAAACACGATAACTTAAATTAGCAagtttttgcaaaaaaaaaaaaagtatattttttttgggttttttattgtattatccctttttttttttaataccaatctaccctactttgaaattaaaataccaATCTGCCCTACTTTTTGGCCCCAGATAAaggtcgcatcctggggctgCGACTTCTTGAAAGCcaaatttttttacttcaacacatggtcgcatcctggggatgcgacctcccacttgggattttttttttttgttgaattttgggtggataaaatgttatatttattatatttaataataataatgggtatattaataattagtataataataaaaataataataataaaaagaaaattctattaataaaataaaaatacttttattatttaataaaataaaaatacttttattttaatattatatattattttattgttgaattttgttatttactattagatatattatatttattattattaaatattttaaaaataattataacattaaaaaatacaaattattgttataaataattaaaataattaatttaatattattatataacttttaataattattataataaaaaaacaataataataataaaaagaaaattctattaataNNNNNNNNNNNNNNNNNNNNNNNNNNNNNNNNNNNNNNNNNNNNNNNNNNNNNNNNNNNNNNNNNNNNNNNNNNNNNNNNNNNNNNNNNNNNNNNNNNNNNNNNNNNNNNNNNNNNNNNNNNNNNNNNNNNNNNNNNNNNNNNNNNNNNNNNNNNNNNNNNNNNNNNNNNNNNNNNNTGAACAACTTGAGGTTGTTGTGGTTGATCCTCGTTGTAATCTGTttgtggattagaaccactaccacctgcttccgtataattttgagtttcgacattatacatagaatcaaaagccgcataagccgactcaggagttgtgcaatgagtaccaaacaaattatagaaaattccgCTCTCGGTCGGATTAATGGGAGAGGGTATTGTTGGCACTGGCACTGAAGGAACGTAGTATTGAGTCGGTATATCTGCAGCTTCATGAAAATGTTGTGGTGATGAGAAAGACGGTGTTTGGTGcatgatattttgttgtgggattgaTTGAGGCATAGAGTGAACATCAGGATATGTTGAAGGTTGCAAACGTGGATCGCGCATGTATCTTTCCACAGATATGTATAATTTAGTGTGATGCATGAATCAATTCATATATTCGTTAGTGTGGCGTAAAACACCTTCGACGTACTGACCTTGCAATATGTAATTCTGACGTTCATTCCAATGTTGAATCTCATCTTTCCAAACCACACTCCAATTATCATCAATGCCACGTCTCATGTCGATCTCATGGTAGAGCGTCATATCTTCTGGAGGCTGCGGAATTTGTTGATGAAAGCTGAACTGAAGCGCGACTCTATCTGCATGATGTTTTTCGATGATATGATAGCAGTGCAGATATGTACATGCAGCCCAAGTGATGATCTCTTGTTCGGGTACCTCGTGTTGGAATCCGAGATACGGTCTCCAACGAAACTGGATGTTAAAAAAACAGGCTAAAGTGAATattaagagatataaaaaaaatttaaaagtgcaACTACATaagaatgaatatattacttcttGAACCATCATATGATCGATTGTATTCCGGTATCCTTCTATATCGTTGTGAGGAACTTTAGTGAAATTTAAACCCCCGGAATTAAATCTgtcgaatatataaaaaataaaaatataataaaattagtaatacgaATACGGTAagtaataagttttaaaaaataaaaatatataaaaattatgtgcaatagttacctttgtgcaagtggaaatatcCATGCATTTGGTGCATCTGGAGCAACACAACTCAAACGATACCATGCCCAGTTTTGCAACAACAATGCACATCCTCCCATCGACATTACGTTGGGTTTCGTAGCAAGGCATAGTTCTCTATAGAGTGTTGCTAAAACTGCCGAACCCCAACTATAGTGGGATGCTTTATTTAAATCGCCCAAAagtgaaagatattttaaatgtacacGATTATTGGATTTGTCTGGCATCAACAATCCTCCAATCATACGTAATATATAGGCTCGACATGATGCTTGTTTTTCTAATTCGGAAGCGTTTTCACCGACATTATCAAAAGTATCTTTGagccattttaatttaatagaattaccTTTTGTTGCTCCCTCGGGTGGGATAACTCCTAAATATTCTTGACAAACATCTTTAATGTTCACAAAATTTGAACCGCTAACAGGAATACCAGAcacatttaatcctaaaatatagtatacgtcttctaaagttattgtgcacTCACCTACCGGTAGATGAAAAGTATGAGTTTCTGGTCTCCACCTTTCAACCATAGCAGTAATCAAACCGACATCGATCTTGTAGTTTCCTAGTTTGATCACTTCACCAAATCCAGCTTGTTGCAAATACGGTAATATGGCTTGGTTCGGTTTTTTATTGGCATGACCATGACATTTTAGTTTATCCTTCGAGGGATtctgaaattaataatataaaaaatattNNNNNNNNNNNNNNNNNNNNNNNNNNNNNNNNNNNNNNNNNNNNNNNNNNNNNNNNNNNNNNNNNNNNNNNNNNNNNNNNNNNNNNNNNNNNNNNNNNNNNNNNNNNNNNNNNNNNNNNNNNNNNNNNNNNNNNNNNNNNNNNNNNNNNNNNNNNNNNNNNNNNNNNNNNNNNNNNNNNNNNNNNNNNNNNNNNNNNNNNNNNNNNNNNNNNNNNNNNNNNNNNNNNNNNNNNNNNNNNNNNNNNNNNNNNNNNNNNNNNNNNNNNNNNNNNNNNNNNNNNNNNNNNNNNNNNNNNNNNNNNNNNNNNNNNNNNNNNNNNNNNNNNNNNNNNNNNNNNNNNNNNNNNNNNNNNNNNNNNNNNNNNNNNNNNNNNNNNNNNNNNNNNNNNNNNNNNNNNNNNNNNNNNNNNNNNNNNNNNNNNNNNNNNNNNNNNNNNNNNNNNNNNNNNNNNNNNNNNNNNNNNNNNNNNNNNNNNNNNNNNNNNNNNNNNNNNNNNNNNNNNNNNNNNNNNNNNNNNNNNNNNNNNNNNNNNNNNNNNNNNNNNNNNNNNNNNNNNNNNNNNNNNNNNNNNNNNNNNNNNNNNNNNNNNNNNNNNNNNNNNNNNNNNNNNNNNNNNNNNNNNNNNNNNNNNNNNNNNNNNNNNNNNNNNNNNNNNNNNNNNNNNNNNNNNNNNNNNNNNNNNNNNNNNNNNNNNNNNNNNNNNNNNNNNNNNNNNNNNNNNNNNNNNNNNNNNNNNNNNNNNNNNNNNNNNNNNNNNNNNNNNNNNNNNNNNNNNNNNNNNNNNNNNNNNNNNNNNNNNNNNNNNNNNNNNNNNNNNNNNNNNNNNNNNNNNNNNNNNNNNNNNNNNNNNNNNNNNNNNNNNNNNNNNNNNNNNNNNNNNNNNNNNNNNNNNNNNNNNNNNNNNNNNNNNNNNNNNNNNNNNNNNNNNNNNNNNNNNNNNNNNNNNNNNNNNNNNNNNNNNNNNNNNNNNNNNNNNNNNNNNNNNNNNNNNNNNNNNNNNNNNNNNNNNNNNNNNNNNNNNNNNNNNNNNNNNNNNNNNNNNNNNNNNNNNNNNNNNNNNNNNNNNNNNNNNNNNNNNNNNNNNNNNNNNNNNNNNNNNNNNNNNNNNNNNNNNNNNNNNNNNNNNNNNNNNNNNNNNNNNNNNNNNNNNNNNNNNNNNNNNNNNNNNNNNNNNNNNNNNNNNNNNNNNNNNNNNNNNNNNNNNNNNNNNNNNNNNNNNNNNNNNNNNNNNNNNNNNNNNNNNNNNNNNNNNNNNNNNNNNNNNNNNNNNNNNNNNNNNNNNNNNNNNNNNNNNNNNNNNNNNNNNNtattcaatctttaatcttgaccatccaaatttatttatcaacggttgtggtttagtagaaaaatatcaatcctcatacttttagttggaccaatcaaattgatctattcaatcctactaacttctataaatagataacTAGATCACACAATATCACCAcaccttctatctcatcataccttcTATTTCATCATAATCATGGCTTCTCAACAAGtcatttgtattgtttattacaATGGTTCAATTGTCGATGGAGTTGAAGGGAAAACATTTGTAAGTGATTACAAAAAGGCGTTCAAAGTACATTCTAGCAGCAACCTTGCTCGTCTAAAGAATGTCATTAAGAAAAAGTTGCAGTTCGACGACAACGTGACGATAACTGATATAGTTTATCGACACCTTGTCTTCTTTGGTGAAAATACAACCAGATTTGAATTGATGAAGGTTTGTGATGACGACGATGTTgaactcatgtttgatgtttatgcaCAATGGTCACAACTTGGCACCATTGAGTTATACATTACATTTGAAAGTGGTCCTACTTCACAACACAACACTATCAACCCATCACAACCATCAACCTCAAACATGCCTAtcccatcacaacactatgaaccatactctaccccttatcaacccgacgtacattctccatcacaacactatcaaCCATACCAACCATACTCTAGCCAAaatgaacaaactcaacatgtccaCAATGTCTCCCAACAACTTAGCCCTTATCAACCCGACGTACAttctccatcacaacactatcaaCCATACTCTAGTCAAaatgaacaaactcaacatgtccaCAATGTCTCCCAACAACTTTATCACGAATCTCTCCCAACAAGTCCACAATGTGATCTTCCACTTAGTGTCCATTATAATATCAATGAGGAAGAATTAGGTGATTATAGTGAAGATGATGAAACATACTTCGATGAATCATCTGGTGATTCTGAcgatgatgatgttgatgaagatatggaagCAGAAGATCAACTTATCCCACCTGTATTCGATCCACCATTCCACATGAAGAACATCAATCTATCCACCGCAAACCAACCAACTGAATTTGATCACATGTTCATCGACGAAGTCCCAAATTTAGATGGAACTCTTGaagttggaatgaagtttcagAACAAGGATGAATGTGTACATGCAATCAAACGTTATCAtctaaaacaatcattgaactTTGTGGTGCAAAAATCAGATCTAGAAAGGTACGTTATTATTTGTTCACatccaaattgtttgtttagatgtagagcttcaaaacgcaaaaaaaatgaattgtgggtgattgggaaattgaatgatcatacatgcacaaattctgcactatcacaagatcatacaaagcttgattctaacatgatatgtgcaagtataatgcaagttatgaggatggacccttcaatcaaagtgaagGTCATTATTGCTCAGATTCAGGCTTTGTATAACTACACAATTAGTTATAGAAAAGCTTAGTTGGGAAAAAATAAGGCAATCGAACAAATTTATGACAATTGGGAagagtcttacaatcaactTCTACGATGGTTATTAGTTATGCGAACGTTTGCTCCAGGAACCATTATTAAAATGGAAACAATCCCAGCTTATAATGAACATGGTTTGATAAATGGGATGACAATCtttcatagactattttgggCTTACGTTCCATGCATATCTGCGtttaaattttgcaaaccaATTGTGCAAGTTGATGGAACTTGGTTATACGGAAAGTATAAGGGAACTCTATTGGTAGCAGTTGCACAGGATGGGAACGACAATATCATTCCAATTGCTTATGctcttgtggaaggtgagacaaaagaggcttggagtttctttttgagaaatttgagatcacacgtcactccacaagccaacatttgtttgatttcagatagacacgaatCTATCAAAAGTGCTTACAATAATCTCAATAATGGGTGGCAACATCCTCCGTCAAAGCATGTGTTTTGCGTCCGACATATTGCACAAAATTTTGCAAGGGAATTTAAGGATAATGCTTTGAAGAACAAGGTTATTTCTATGGGTAATACTTTAATTCTTACttcttatcattaattaaaaattaaattatgaagttttataattagtgtaataatgCATTGTCTGTTGTTTCAATACAGGTTACTCAATCAATGAGTctacatatcgatactaccGCAGAGAAATTGGCATCGTAAACCCAGaagctttgaaatggttagacaatATACCGCGACAAGATTAGATTCAAGCATTTGATGGAGGTAGTCGTTGGGGTCAGATGACCACCAACCTTGTGAAGTCGATGAACGTAGTATTAAAAGAACCACGCAACCTTCCCATCACtgctttggtccaatcaacatattataaaacaggTACACTATTTCCAACCATGGCAAAACAACAcgcatcaattttagcttctggtcAGATATACACAGAAAAATGCATGACTTTTATGAAATCGGAAATACGTAAATCAAATAGTCATAGAGTCGATAGTTTTGATCGAAGCAACCACACTTTCATGGTCCACGAGACAGTAGTTCCAAAAGAAGGGCGACCAATTGATCATTTCAGTATAAATCTTCCCAACAAGTGGTGCGATTGTGGaaaatatcaagctaaacatatgtCTTGTTCACATGTGATAGCAGCATGTTCTAGCATCAAATATGATTATTGGAGCCTTATATCCGAAGTGTACAAGGTGGAAACAGTACTTAAAGTCTACAGTGAAGCGTTTCAACCGATACCAAACGAAGGATATTGGCCAcaatatgaaggtgttaagtgtgtcacaatccactaatgcgAAGAGTCAAGAAAGGTCGCCCAAAGACCAAGTTGCATTAGAACAGAAATGGACACTACGGATAGAGTCCCAAGAAAGTGCGGATTATGTCGGGTATCTGGTCATACTAAGAAACATTGTCCAAACGCTGctggcacatctactcaaaattgatgtattttttttcttttaatttaatgtaattttattttattgtattaatataattttcttattattaattattttattttattgtattaatagaattttctttttattattattattattatttgtttttttattataataattattaaaagttatataataatattaaattaattattttaattatttataacaataatttgtattttttaatgttataattatttttaaaatatttaataataataaatataatatatctaataataaataacaaaattcaacaataaaagaatatataatattaaaataaaagtatttttattttattaatagaattttctttttattattattattaaaattattattattattattattattattatactaattattaatatacccattattattattaaatataataaatataacattttatccacccaaaattcaacaaaaaaaaaaaaaacatcccaagtgggaggtcgcatccccaggatgcgaccatgtgttgaagtaaaaaaatttgGCTTTCAAGAAGTCGcagccccaggatgcgacctACATCTGGGGCCAAAAAGTAGGGCAGATtggtattttaatttcaaactaGGGtagattgatattaaaaaaaaaatagggataatacaataaaaaaccCACAATGTGATATGtgaacataatattttttctattatactgatattgataatatttatttgattgaattagGCCATACAACTATTATGCAtggattagtaaaaaaaaactattatgcATGGATgacattttgttttataaactGTATAGTTTATTTAGTCAAGCAAATTTTCACTTTGAATACAAGGAAATCCAGATAAAAATTATTCACGTCAAAATAAGAAGTAGATCATTGGCAAAGAAAATGAATAGTCTCCAtcaattttacttaaaaaaaatgaaagaaaagagAATATGTAATAATAACAAATCAAAGAATGCCTGCGTTTTTTCAGTCTACTACAAACTCTTCACACATTTCACCTACTTTCAAAATCTAAATGATACCAAAAACACAATGGAACAAAAAATTGAACTTGATAATTGAATTTTCATGGTGAGCTTTTGTTGGTCATGTAACGGTACAGA
Protein-coding sequences here:
- the LOC113787557 gene encoding serine/threonine-protein phosphatase 7 long form homolog, producing MVERWRPETHTFHLPVGECTITLEDVYYILGLNVSGIPVSGSNFVNIKDVCQEYLGVIPPEGATKGNSIKLKWLKDTFDNVGENASELEKQASCRAYILRMIGGLLMPDKSNNRVHLKYLSLLGDLNKASHYSWGSAVLATLYRELCLATKPNVMSMGGCALLLQNWAWYRLSCVAPDAPNAWIFPLAQRFNSGGLNFTKVPHNDIEGYRNTIDHMMVQEFRWRPYLGFQHEVPEQEIITWAACTYLHCYHIIEKHHADRVALQFSFHQQIPQPPEDMTLYHEIDMRRGIDDNWSVVWKDEIQHWNERQNYILQGQYVEGVLRHTNEYMN
- the LOC140919234 gene encoding uncharacterized protein, which gives rise to MRTFAPGTIIKMETIPAYNEHGLINGMTIFHRLFWAYVPCISAFKFCKPIVQVDGTWLYGKYKGTLLVAVAQDGNDNIIPIAYALVEGETKEAWSFFLRNLRSHVTPQANICLISDRHESIKSAYNNLNNGWQHPPSKHVFCVRHIAQNFAREFKDNALKNKVISMGYSINESTYRYYRREIGIVNPEALKWLDNIPRQD
- the LOC101508899 gene encoding berberine bridge enzyme-like 8, which codes for MGFLPHIFVLLFLSCMVSATNSSYNTFIQCLVNNSQPSHPITSAIFTPNNSSFSSVLQAYIRNLRFNTTTTPKPFLIITALHVSHIQASIICAQKQNFQMKIRSGGHDYEGVSYVAEVPFFILDMFNLRSIDVDLENETAWIQSGATLGEVYYTIAEKSEIHGFPAGVCPTVGVGGHVSGGGYGNLMRKYGTSIDNVIDAQIIDAKGRLLDREEMGEDLFWAIRGGGGASFGVVLSYKIKLIKVPKIVTVFLVHRTLEENATNIVYNWQHVAPTTSDDLFIRLMLEVVKDAKTGNKTIRAGFVALYLGDSKSLLSLMNESFPQLGLKESDCIETSWIKSLMFWANINITEKAETLLDRQPQSMIYLKRKSDYVKKPISMEGLEGIMKKMIELENVTFYFNPYGGKMNEISSNATSFPHRAGNLWKIQYQGNWNEAGIEAASYHINVTRELYSYMTPFVSNNPREAFLNYKDIDLGVNHNGKDSYIEGKVYGVQYFKDNFDRLVEIKTKVDPGNFFRNEQSIPTLPNRKRRIIH